One segment of Pseudodesulfovibrio sp. 5S69 DNA contains the following:
- a CDS encoding methyltransferase domain-containing protein yields the protein MQLDDDILGFLRGEQFSSGCCLRLSGDFKERSRLTYMQRVVKGASVLHIGCVDHTPEKVRRKLARGVWLHKLLMDSAELCAGVDINESGVKYLSEDMGLPHIHCGDILRDTIPGVNDRQWDFVVLGELLEHTDNPVDFLATLRSRPGLERAACIITVPNAFYYKNFKKALKQYEDINSDHRYWFTPYTLAKVLTRAGYAVDDLQLTQDRAFKFFPPIPWFILSRYPLLRSKVVALASPIPGRE from the coding sequence ATGCAACTCGACGACGACATTCTGGGATTCCTCCGGGGGGAGCAGTTCTCCTCCGGCTGCTGCCTCAGACTCTCCGGCGACTTCAAGGAGCGCAGCAGGCTCACCTACATGCAGCGGGTGGTCAAGGGCGCGTCCGTGCTGCACATCGGATGCGTGGACCATACCCCGGAGAAGGTCCGCCGGAAACTCGCGCGCGGCGTCTGGCTGCACAAGCTGCTCATGGACAGCGCCGAACTGTGCGCCGGGGTGGACATCAACGAATCCGGCGTCAAGTACCTGAGCGAGGACATGGGCCTGCCGCACATCCACTGCGGCGATATCCTGCGCGACACCATCCCGGGGGTGAACGACCGGCAGTGGGACTTCGTGGTCCTCGGCGAACTGCTGGAGCACACGGACAACCCGGTGGACTTCCTGGCCACCCTGCGCAGCCGTCCAGGCCTGGAGCGGGCCGCCTGCATCATCACCGTGCCCAACGCCTTCTACTACAAGAATTTCAAAAAGGCCCTGAAGCAATACGAGGACATCAACTCCGACCACCGCTACTGGTTCACCCCGTACACCCTGGCCAAGGTGCTGACCAGGGCCGGATACGCGGTGGACGACCTGCAACTGACCCAGGACCGGGCCTTCAAGTTCTTTCCGCCCATCCCGTGGTTCATCCTGAGCCGCTACCCCCTGCTGCGGAGCAAGGTCGTGGCCCTGGCGTCGCCGATCCCAGGCCGAGAATAG
- a CDS encoding HD-GYP domain-containing protein: MRADQKHDIPDGLNEEYYQVSEDILGSFNKYRPPLNIFTFKEDVARVVPYYKVGGRLSNDQVAELAVLTNEGLVFVSREDHPVYVKHISFQLDLVLVDKNLKEKEIADIFTQALTRRLAEFFEQPVNAVFEKLWVDLMVLSEYLYADIRRARALVRRLHREHTLENHSMNTGFLGLALWGKLKDKGFSDAVKRTTFDRVLAGLFLHDLGMAKVPVFIRTKDKPLTGDERSKVNAHTKVGFEMLGKLGLRYAEMDQCVSEHHERLNGSGYPLKSVKQEFPGRLTAVADSFCAMITKRPYAEAMGYVQAATALAQDPRYDPEITKALQMLLLIDLKMK, from the coding sequence ATGCGAGCCGACCAGAAGCACGACATTCCCGATGGACTCAATGAAGAGTATTACCAGGTCAGCGAGGACATCCTGGGCAGCTTCAACAAGTATCGCCCTCCCCTGAACATCTTCACCTTCAAAGAGGACGTCGCCAGGGTGGTGCCGTACTACAAGGTGGGCGGCAGGCTTTCCAACGACCAGGTGGCCGAACTGGCCGTCCTGACCAACGAGGGGCTGGTCTTCGTTTCGCGCGAGGACCATCCGGTCTACGTCAAGCACATCAGCTTCCAGCTCGACCTGGTCCTGGTGGACAAGAACCTCAAGGAAAAGGAGATCGCGGACATCTTCACCCAGGCCCTGACCCGCAGGCTGGCCGAGTTCTTCGAGCAGCCCGTGAACGCGGTCTTCGAAAAGCTCTGGGTGGACCTCATGGTCCTGTCCGAATACCTCTACGCGGACATCCGCCGCGCCCGTGCCCTGGTCCGGCGGCTGCATCGGGAGCACACCCTGGAGAACCACTCCATGAACACCGGCTTCCTCGGCCTGGCCCTGTGGGGCAAGCTCAAGGACAAGGGCTTTTCGGACGCGGTCAAGCGGACCACCTTCGACCGGGTCCTGGCCGGGCTCTTCCTGCACGACCTGGGCATGGCCAAGGTGCCCGTCTTCATCCGCACCAAGGACAAGCCCCTGACCGGCGACGAGCGCAGCAAGGTCAACGCCCACACCAAGGTGGGCTTTGAGATGCTCGGCAAGCTCGGCCTGCGCTACGCCGAGATGGACCAGTGCGTGTCCGAGCACCACGAGCGGCTGAACGGCTCGGGCTATCCGCTCAAGTCGGTCAAGCAGGAGTTCCCCGGCCGGCTGACCGCGGTCGCCGACTCCTTCTGCGCCATGATCACCAAGCGGCCGTACGCCGAGGCCATGGGCTACGTCCAGGCGGCCACGGCCCTGGCCCAGGACCCGCGCTATGACCCGGAGATCACCAAGGCACTGCAGATGCTCCTGCTGATCGACCTCAAGATGAAATGA
- the pyk gene encoding pyruvate kinase: MDRHIKIISTLGPATETYEAVKELVRSGAKIFRLNFSHGGKEFFAKMVEIIRRLEQETGLTLTVLQDLSGPKIRTCDVGLGAIEVTKGTEVLLGTPDKAEGVNEPFICLDIPEMFHGVKVGDPVALSDGMIRFNVVKIEGENLIRLKAINSGMCPPRKGITFPGTKTPLAPLTEKDKADLAIGMELGVDVVAMSFVQKPEDIRHLRKEMLKHGKALPIIAKLERTAALDCLDEILREADGIMVARGDLGLELDLAELPVAQKRIIKQCNQAGKPVIVATQMLLSMVNSPMATRAETTDVANAILDGADCVMLSEETAIGNYPGETVRFMRKIAYEIEAFMFESGPEELDRGGAKDNPSTFLAYAAAMLAGKTNARAIVCHSTSGATSRLLSSCRPRQSVYALSSDHTVRHFTNLSWGVIPAIPLDVIHDHQERAEVFVRQCEDFVEGDIVIITAGQPERGKSATQTNVVKLYEKLIKEED; the protein is encoded by the coding sequence ATGGACAGGCACATAAAGATCATATCCACGCTGGGACCGGCGACCGAGACCTATGAGGCGGTCAAGGAGCTGGTCCGCTCGGGGGCCAAGATCTTCCGGCTCAACTTTTCCCACGGGGGCAAGGAGTTCTTCGCCAAGATGGTCGAGATCATCCGTCGGCTGGAGCAGGAGACCGGCCTGACCCTGACCGTGCTCCAGGACCTGTCCGGGCCCAAGATCCGCACCTGCGACGTGGGCCTGGGGGCCATCGAGGTGACCAAGGGCACCGAGGTCCTGCTCGGCACCCCGGACAAGGCCGAGGGCGTGAACGAGCCGTTCATCTGCCTGGACATCCCCGAGATGTTCCACGGCGTGAAGGTCGGCGACCCCGTGGCCCTGTCCGACGGCATGATCCGTTTCAACGTGGTCAAGATCGAGGGTGAGAACCTTATCCGGCTGAAGGCCATCAACTCGGGCATGTGCCCGCCGCGCAAGGGCATCACCTTCCCTGGCACCAAGACCCCGCTGGCCCCGTTGACCGAAAAGGACAAGGCGGACCTGGCCATCGGCATGGAGTTGGGCGTGGACGTGGTGGCCATGAGCTTCGTCCAGAAGCCCGAGGACATCCGTCACCTGCGCAAGGAGATGCTCAAGCACGGCAAGGCCCTGCCCATCATCGCCAAGCTGGAGCGCACCGCGGCCCTGGACTGTCTGGACGAGATCCTGCGGGAGGCCGACGGCATTATGGTCGCGCGCGGCGACCTCGGCCTGGAGCTGGATCTGGCCGAGCTGCCCGTGGCCCAGAAGCGCATCATCAAGCAATGCAACCAGGCGGGCAAGCCGGTCATCGTGGCCACCCAGATGCTGCTCTCCATGGTCAATTCGCCCATGGCCACCCGGGCCGAGACCACGGACGTGGCCAACGCCATCCTGGACGGCGCGGACTGCGTCATGCTCTCCGAGGAGACGGCCATCGGCAACTATCCCGGCGAGACCGTCCGGTTCATGCGCAAGATCGCCTACGAGATCGAGGCCTTCATGTTCGAGTCCGGGCCCGAGGAACTGGACCGGGGCGGGGCCAAGGACAACCCCTCGACCTTCCTGGCCTATGCCGCGGCCATGCTCGCGGGCAAGACCAACGCACGGGCCATCGTCTGCCACTCCACCTCCGGGGCCACCTCCCGGCTGCTCTCGTCCTGCCGCCCCCGGCAGTCGGTCTACGCCCTGTCGTCCGACCATACGGTCCGACACTTCACAAATTTGTCCTGGGGGGTTATCCCTGCCATACCGCTGGACGTGATCCACGACCACCAGGAGCGGGCCGAGGTCTTTGTCCGCCAGTGCGAGGATTTCGTGGAGGGAGACATCGTCATCATCACGGCGGGCCAGCCCGAGCGGGGCAAGTCCGCCACTCAGACCAACGTGGTCAAGCTGTACGAGAAACTGATCAAGGAAGAGGACTAG
- a CDS encoding division/cell wall cluster transcriptional repressor MraZ → MKFRGHAHRSLDDKGRLILPPEFRDAIRAELPDAVIVLTIFDKHVVGITPDQWSKLERELESIKSPSRALQNTIRLLNLGYTETPVGKQGRIAIPAHLRKSGKLDKEVVVIGAGRRLEIWSAEAFEDLLDQDYDVSSELAENNVSLPF, encoded by the coding sequence ATGAAGTTCAGAGGTCACGCACACAGAAGCCTGGACGACAAGGGACGGCTGATCCTGCCGCCCGAGTTCCGGGATGCGATCCGCGCGGAATTGCCCGACGCGGTCATCGTGCTGACCATCTTCGACAAGCATGTCGTGGGCATCACCCCGGACCAGTGGAGCAAGCTCGAACGCGAACTGGAGTCCATCAAGTCGCCCAGCCGCGCGCTGCAGAACACCATTCGGCTGCTGAACCTGGGGTACACCGAGACCCCGGTGGGCAAGCAGGGGCGCATCGCCATTCCCGCGCACCTGCGCAAGTCCGGCAAGCTGGACAAGGAAGTGGTGGTCATCGGCGCGGGCAGGCGGCTGGAGATCTGGTCCGCCGAGGCATTCGAAGACCTGCTCGACCAGGACTACGACGTGTCCTCGGAGCTGGCGGAAAACAACGTCTCCCTGCCCTTCTAG